A section of the Methanoregula formicica SMSP genome encodes:
- a CDS encoding protein translocase SEC61 complex subunit gamma, with protein sequence MEISKPEIKTDVIHEELFRKYLRVLKLARTPTREEFTKIATVAAAGILLIGMIGFLIFIVFEHKLMLGF encoded by the coding sequence ATGGAAATTTCCAAGCCAGAAATCAAAACGGACGTCATCCATGAGGAATTGTTCCGCAAGTACCTCAGGGTCCTCAAACTCGCGCGCACTCCCACCCGGGAAGAGTTCACGAAGATCGCCACCGTTGCGGCAGCCGGCATCCTCTTGATCGGTATGATCGGGTTCCTCATCTTCATCGTGTTCGAACACAAGCTGATGCTGGGATTCTGA
- a CDS encoding transcription elongation factor Spt5, which yields MTQPQTPTATDAPVTPAAPEVFVNRIFAIKTTSKQERTVADNILKAIDTKATDIKVTSIIVPNELQGYVLVETPEQRNRIEQLVEMIAHARVVTKGETNLAEVGHFLIPKPVVSGIEEGTIVELIAGPFKGEKAVVKRVDSGKEEITVELYESVVPIPITVRGDNVRVVEKFSDQH from the coding sequence ATGACCCAGCCCCAGACCCCCACCGCAACCGATGCTCCGGTTACCCCGGCCGCCCCCGAGGTCTTCGTTAACCGGATCTTTGCGATCAAGACCACCTCCAAGCAGGAACGGACGGTTGCGGACAATATCTTAAAGGCCATCGATACGAAGGCGACCGACATCAAGGTGACTTCGATCATCGTCCCGAACGAACTGCAGGGCTATGTCCTCGTGGAGACGCCCGAGCAGCGGAACCGGATCGAGCAGCTCGTCGAGATGATCGCCCACGCCCGTGTTGTCACCAAGGGCGAGACCAACCTTGCCGAGGTAGGCCATTTCCTGATCCCGAAGCCGGTTGTATCGGGTATCGAAGAAGGCACCATCGTTGAACTGATCGCCGGGCCCTTCAAGGGAGAGAAAGCCGTGGTCAAGCGCGTCGACTCCGGCAAGGAAGAGATCACGGTCGAGCTCTACGAGAGCGTTGTCCCGATCCCGATCACGGTCCGCGGCGACAATGTCCGCGTGGTCGAGAAGTTCTCCGACCAGCATTAA
- a CDS encoding PAS domain S-box protein, with translation MDEDYYRRIIGLLRDTPNGLTIEEIARAAHLSRTTATKYLNSLFVSGQINMRKSGPAKVYSLSARLPADQVLSKSSGPVLILDDAYTVREASESFLHTFGIRREDLTGRDVAGTAIGPGFIGRIRDSVKQALAGSESVVDAWIPIGKEWRAFRIRIVPLVFGWGAKGVAVRLEDQTGELMAREENSFLADMLNDSPVAITVADFSGNLLYTNKMTLELHGYSSAEFLKKTLMDLDTPDSREGIAMRMKSLMERGKLSFEVEHVHKDGHLIPLEVHAKVVKWGDRDVIVSIATDITERKRAETEIRESEDKFRTIFEHSPYPIAINSAPEQKFLAVNPAFLKASGYTEEELLGKNPTEAGFLSLADATKLAARSLLLGRLENVPLALRAKEGRMIHVIFSSIPVTIAGRSAHLTVSVEVTRLKWVEEELLKKTEDLDTAYRELMAIDRELRRNNDLLRRNEQVLRENAETFRALVEQSMEGIIIVDFSGNVLFANRRALDIAECPPDLRMTRSFNVFDLVSRDFQENAVRDFQQISRGIESYEVYYKFLTVEQNEKWAACIGKKITFRGTPAVLISFRDVTGRKQAEEELRESEQKFSTLFENNPVPLTLVSAEEGRFVDVNEAFLNGTGFSRQEVIGRTATELNLFSDPDAYAGMVARLGEQKQVQGLEMQCRKKNGDLATCRFSSRIILTAGRPHIISTIENISERRAADIAFQTMVSSMLGTSGLEALDRITENLATWLRADCVMIGRILPDREHVEVVSMIRDGKRIAGFSYALEGTPCEDAGEKGFCLYTDNVAQAFPQSRDLQEFGIRGYAGTPLRNSDGEVVGIICIMTRKPLDLPPSARQIIDIIAVKAAAGIGSVPLPQNFRKGTGETAGTVREDTPQEDDCTRGKGQRNPA, from the coding sequence CTGGACGAAGACTACTACCGGAGGATCATCGGCCTGTTGCGCGATACCCCTAATGGGCTTACCATCGAGGAGATCGCCCGGGCCGCACACCTGAGCCGGACTACCGCAACAAAGTACCTTAATTCCCTCTTTGTCTCGGGCCAGATCAATATGCGGAAGTCCGGCCCTGCCAAAGTGTACTCCCTCTCCGCACGACTGCCGGCCGACCAGGTCTTGAGCAAGTCTTCCGGTCCGGTCCTGATCCTCGATGACGCGTATACGGTCCGGGAGGCAAGCGAATCGTTCCTCCATACCTTCGGGATCAGGAGGGAGGACCTGACAGGACGGGATGTTGCCGGAACCGCCATCGGCCCCGGTTTCATCGGACGGATCCGCGATTCTGTAAAACAGGCGCTGGCAGGAAGCGAGTCGGTGGTGGATGCGTGGATCCCTATCGGGAAGGAGTGGCGGGCCTTCCGCATTCGGATCGTCCCCCTTGTCTTTGGCTGGGGGGCAAAAGGCGTTGCCGTGCGGCTGGAAGACCAGACCGGGGAGCTCATGGCACGCGAGGAAAATTCCTTCCTTGCCGATATGCTCAACGATTCCCCGGTGGCAATCACCGTTGCGGACTTTTCTGGCAACCTCCTTTACACGAACAAGATGACCCTCGAACTCCACGGCTATTCGTCCGCGGAATTCCTCAAAAAGACCCTCATGGATCTTGACACACCGGATTCCCGGGAGGGTATTGCCATGCGTATGAAATCCCTCATGGAAAGGGGAAAACTCTCATTCGAAGTGGAGCACGTCCACAAGGATGGTCACCTGATACCGCTGGAAGTCCACGCAAAGGTGGTGAAATGGGGTGACCGGGATGTTATTGTCAGCATCGCAACGGATATTACTGAACGGAAACGGGCTGAGACCGAAATCAGGGAGAGCGAGGATAAGTTCCGGACAATCTTCGAGCACAGCCCGTATCCTATTGCGATCAACAGCGCACCGGAACAGAAATTCCTGGCAGTCAACCCTGCTTTCCTGAAGGCCAGCGGGTACACGGAAGAAGAGCTGCTGGGGAAAAACCCGACCGAGGCGGGGTTCCTCTCCCTTGCGGATGCCACAAAGCTGGCAGCGCGTTCCCTGCTTTTGGGCAGGCTGGAAAATGTGCCCCTTGCCCTGAGGGCAAAGGAGGGGAGAATGATCCATGTCATCTTCTCTTCCATCCCGGTCACTATTGCCGGCCGGTCCGCCCATCTGACCGTTTCCGTGGAGGTGACCCGGTTAAAGTGGGTCGAGGAAGAACTACTCAAAAAGACGGAGGACTTAGACACCGCATACCGGGAACTGATGGCAATAGACCGGGAACTCCGGCGCAACAATGACCTGCTGCGCAGGAACGAGCAGGTGCTGCGCGAGAACGCGGAGACCTTCCGGGCCCTGGTCGAACAGTCCATGGAGGGGATCATCATTGTGGACTTCTCCGGCAATGTCCTGTTTGCCAACCGCCGGGCACTTGACATTGCAGAATGCCCGCCGGATCTCCGCATGACCAGGAGCTTCAACGTCTTCGATCTTGTAAGCAGGGACTTCCAGGAGAATGCGGTACGCGACTTCCAGCAGATCTCCCGCGGGATCGAAAGCTACGAAGTCTACTACAAGTTTCTCACCGTGGAACAGAACGAGAAATGGGCTGCCTGCATCGGGAAGAAGATCACGTTCCGGGGCACTCCGGCTGTCCTGATCTCGTTCCGGGATGTCACGGGGCGGAAACAGGCAGAAGAGGAATTGCGGGAATCGGAGCAGAAGTTCTCCACCCTGTTCGAGAACAATCCCGTCCCGCTCACGCTCGTCTCTGCGGAAGAAGGCCGGTTTGTGGACGTCAATGAAGCCTTCCTGAACGGTACCGGCTTCTCCAGGCAGGAGGTGATCGGCAGGACTGCGACGGAACTTAACCTGTTTTCCGATCCTGATGCCTATGCCGGCATGGTAGCCCGGCTAGGAGAGCAGAAGCAGGTCCAGGGACTGGAGATGCAGTGCCGGAAGAAGAACGGCGATCTTGCGACCTGTCGCTTCTCATCGCGGATCATCCTGACGGCCGGTCGACCCCATATCATCTCGACCATTGAGAACATCTCAGAACGCAGGGCTGCCGATATCGCGTTCCAGACCATGGTCTCGAGCATGCTCGGCACATCCGGCTTAGAAGCGCTGGACCGGATCACCGAAAACCTTGCCACCTGGCTCCGGGCAGACTGCGTCATGATTGGCAGGATTCTGCCGGACCGGGAACACGTCGAGGTTGTCTCCATGATCCGTGATGGGAAACGGATCGCGGGGTTCAGCTATGCCCTGGAAGGGACACCGTGCGAGGATGCAGGTGAGAAAGGATTCTGTCTCTACACTGACAATGTGGCACAGGCCTTCCCGCAAAGCAGGGACTTGCAGGAATTCGGGATCCGGGGGTATGCCGGGACACCGCTCCGGAATTCCGACGGGGAGGTTGTCGGCATCATCTGCATCATGACGCGGAAGCCCCTCGACCTTCCCCCTTCCGCCCGCCAGATCATTGACATTATCGCTGTCAAGGCTGCTGCCGGGATCGGGTCCGTCCCGCTCCCGCAGAATTTCAGGAAGGGTACCGGGGAGACGGCGGGTACGGTAAGGGAAGACACACCGCAGGAGGATGACTGCACCCGGGGGAAGGGGCAGCGGAATCCCGCTTGA
- a CDS encoding response regulator — protein MPLRRNTISVLYIDDDPSLLEIGKAFLELSGQFSVATTEYPLSVMDLLENQEYDCIISDYQMPVLDGIGLLQQIRRQYAELPFILFTGKGREEVVIQAFDAGADYYVQKGRDVQSQFRELSHKIRLAVEKRYADRALRESEERYRNVVQDQNEFICRFRPDGTYIFANNAFCRTFGVDEDAVINRRFTPLMPAEDARAIRKHLASLMRDYPQGTIEHRILFPDGSVRWHQWIDRAIFSETGALVEYQSVGRDITEQKIAEMNLIKTNDELRSAFEQLTATEEELRTSYLDLAQSQHQLEEREIILNAIIQASPIPQFVIDKNHRVLYWNQALAAYSGIAAHEIVGTDQHWRAFYKEKRPCIADLLVDKAEDQMPEWYLDRLEKSRLIDGAYSATDFFSHMGFEGKWLHFTAGLIRDRNGAIIGAVETLEDVTDQKLKEAELAREHQELAASFEQLAATEEELRNNYEQLRLLEGDLRRSHELYRGVVEDQTELICRFRPDGTIVFANNAYCRYFHTSQKEITGRIFRPEVFVDERDKVRETFRALMPDNPVASVDQRTVLPDGTIRWQHWVDRAIFDARGMLVEYQSVGRDITDVKMAELKLQRKNEMLHAAYEQLAAAEEELRASFTELDESRQRIRESEERYRAVVEGQTELICRFRPDGTFVFVNEAYCRYLKMSREEIIGRAILPEIPAEERERLARHFKGLTPEHPVGRIDHQTILPGGAVTWQSWVDQAIYDENGRLVEYQSVGRDISDYKKAVRELRESEKKYREKIAEPTTTSGNGHPADQRPGA, from the coding sequence GTGCCGTTACGACGTAATACCATCTCCGTTCTGTACATCGACGACGATCCTTCCCTGCTCGAGATTGGCAAGGCTTTCCTTGAGCTGAGCGGCCAGTTCTCCGTTGCGACAACGGAGTATCCCCTCTCCGTCATGGACCTGCTGGAAAACCAGGAATATGACTGTATCATCTCCGATTACCAGATGCCCGTGCTTGACGGGATCGGGCTCCTGCAGCAGATCCGCAGGCAGTACGCCGAATTGCCGTTCATTCTTTTTACCGGGAAAGGCCGGGAGGAGGTTGTCATCCAGGCGTTCGATGCCGGGGCCGACTATTATGTCCAGAAAGGGCGGGATGTCCAGTCCCAGTTTCGCGAGCTGAGCCACAAGATCCGTCTTGCAGTCGAGAAACGCTATGCCGACCGGGCACTCCGCGAGAGCGAGGAGCGGTACCGGAATGTTGTGCAGGACCAGAATGAGTTCATCTGCCGGTTCCGCCCGGATGGGACATACATCTTTGCGAACAACGCCTTCTGCCGGACCTTCGGGGTGGATGAGGATGCTGTCATCAACCGGCGGTTCACGCCCCTGATGCCCGCGGAGGACGCCCGGGCTATCCGAAAGCACCTTGCCTCGCTGATGCGGGATTACCCCCAAGGGACGATCGAGCACCGCATCTTGTTCCCGGACGGGTCCGTGCGGTGGCACCAGTGGATCGACCGGGCCATCTTCTCGGAGACTGGGGCCCTCGTGGAGTACCAGTCAGTGGGCAGGGACATCACCGAGCAGAAGATCGCCGAGATGAACCTGATAAAGACAAACGATGAACTCCGGAGCGCGTTTGAACAGCTGACAGCAACGGAAGAGGAGCTCCGCACCAGCTACCTGGACCTTGCACAAAGCCAGCACCAGCTTGAGGAGCGTGAGATCATCCTCAACGCCATCATCCAGGCATCCCCGATCCCGCAGTTCGTGATCGACAAAAACCACCGCGTCCTGTACTGGAACCAGGCGCTCGCCGCGTACAGCGGGATAGCGGCGCACGAGATTGTCGGGACAGACCAGCACTGGCGGGCGTTCTATAAGGAAAAGCGCCCGTGCATTGCCGACCTTCTTGTGGACAAGGCAGAGGACCAGATGCCGGAGTGGTATCTCGACCGGCTGGAAAAGTCCCGCCTGATCGACGGTGCCTATTCCGCCACGGATTTCTTCTCCCACATGGGCTTTGAGGGGAAGTGGCTCCATTTCACGGCCGGGCTTATACGCGACAGGAACGGCGCGATCATCGGCGCGGTCGAGACCCTCGAGGATGTGACGGACCAGAAGCTGAAGGAGGCGGAACTGGCCCGCGAGCACCAGGAGCTTGCCGCCTCCTTTGAACAGCTTGCGGCAACAGAGGAGGAGCTGCGGAACAACTACGAGCAGCTCAGGCTCCTTGAGGGGGACCTGCGGAGGAGCCATGAGCTGTACCGCGGGGTTGTCGAGGACCAGACCGAGCTCATCTGCCGGTTCCGCCCCGACGGGACGATCGTCTTTGCCAACAACGCGTACTGCCGGTACTTCCACACATCGCAAAAGGAGATCACCGGCCGGATCTTCCGGCCGGAGGTCTTTGTCGATGAGCGCGATAAGGTACGGGAAACGTTCCGGGCTCTCATGCCGGATAATCCCGTTGCCTCCGTAGACCAGCGGACCGTACTTCCCGACGGCACCATCCGCTGGCAGCACTGGGTGGACCGGGCGATTTTTGACGCGAGGGGGATGCTCGTGGAGTACCAGTCGGTGGGCCGGGACATTACCGATGTCAAGATGGCGGAGCTCAAGCTCCAGAGAAAGAACGAGATGCTGCATGCCGCGTACGAGCAGCTCGCTGCAGCCGAAGAGGAGCTCCGGGCAAGTTTTACGGAACTGGATGAGAGCCGGCAGCGGATCCGGGAGAGCGAGGAGCGGTACCGGGCGGTTGTGGAGGGCCAGACCGAGCTCATCTGCCGGTTCCGCCCGGACGGGACATTTGTCTTTGTCAACGAAGCCTATTGCCGGTACCTGAAGATGTCAAGGGAGGAGATTATCGGCCGCGCGATCCTGCCGGAGATCCCCGCGGAGGAACGCGAACGCCTGGCACGCCATTTCAAGGGGCTGACACCGGAGCATCCGGTCGGGCGGATCGATCACCAGACCATCCTGCCGGGCGGAGCGGTCACCTGGCAGAGCTGGGTTGACCAAGCGATCTATGACGAGAATGGCAGGCTGGTGGAATACCAGTCGGTAGGCCGGGACATCAGCGATTACAAAAAGGCGGTCCGGGAACTCCGCGAGAGCGAGAAAAAATACCGGGAGAAGATCGCGGAACCAACAACAACCAGCGGGAACGGGCACCCGGCGGATCAGCGGCCGGGGGCATGA
- a CDS encoding PAS domain-containing sensor histidine kinase — MRPRLLALGILLLALAVLILNGLGFSVGKPGILPHLLYIPIILMAYFFPRRGILFSCTLSLTYFSLVLWFEPGAHYAILLAVGQVILFVLVAAVVSLLTLRLNESEEKYRGVIERSSDIILLTDTTGKATYVSPSVSRSLGIGAADVVGKGPADYVHPDDMDVVWQKIETLKKGAPFMDFTVRIRKKDGEYIFINFHGTRFFENGEFAGMQITGRDITEHLIVADTYRQANLRLATIIDLLPDPTMAIDKTGSVVAWNRAMEVLSGLPASAVMGKGGDVYTSWVRGTSGFGLILFVLHQDKDAITRTYPHAYFEGNTVRTETEITRTDGKSFSLWVSATPIFGEEGEVTGVIESVRDVTHQKKIARALKESRRYLDAIINTMPDPLFIKDHDHRFVTVNDSFCEFTGHSRENLVGKTDHDVFPEAEAAVFVEKDRGVFRTRQEDENEELLTDSQGKSHTIVTKKALYVNASQEEFIVGVIRDITQRKKTEQALQLTLKKLNTLSSITRHDILNQLMGLRAFIELTKGQVTDPEKAEFLKKADDAAEAIQRQIEFTRNYENLGVKEPTWQDVGEVFRSAVANLPLSGIAVDVQVRGISVYADPLIIKVFYTLAENSLRHGGQVTAIGLSACEGPSGLTITYRDNGVGISDADKKNLFQKGFGKHTGLGLFLSREILSITGITISETGTQGSGVRFEIHVPKGAYRFSSP; from the coding sequence ATGAGGCCGCGGCTCCTGGCACTCGGCATCCTTCTTCTGGCACTGGCCGTCCTTATCCTGAATGGCCTCGGATTCTCTGTCGGGAAACCCGGGATCCTCCCGCATCTCCTGTACATCCCCATCATCCTCATGGCGTACTTCTTCCCCCGCCGCGGCATCCTCTTCTCCTGTACCCTCTCGCTCACCTATTTCTCCCTGGTCCTCTGGTTCGAGCCGGGCGCACACTACGCGATCCTTCTTGCGGTCGGGCAGGTCATCCTCTTCGTCCTTGTCGCAGCTGTCGTCTCCCTGCTCACCCTGCGGCTCAACGAGAGCGAGGAGAAGTACCGCGGCGTTATCGAGCGCAGCTCCGATATCATCCTGCTGACGGATACAACCGGGAAGGCCACCTACGTCTCCCCATCCGTGAGCCGGTCCCTCGGGATCGGGGCGGCCGATGTCGTGGGAAAGGGACCTGCGGACTATGTCCATCCCGATGATATGGATGTGGTATGGCAGAAGATTGAGACCCTCAAAAAAGGAGCACCGTTCATGGATTTCACCGTCCGGATCCGGAAAAAGGACGGGGAGTACATCTTCATCAATTTCCATGGGACACGGTTCTTTGAGAATGGCGAATTTGCCGGCATGCAGATCACGGGCAGGGACATCACAGAACACCTCATTGTGGCCGACACGTACCGCCAGGCAAACCTTCGCCTGGCAACGATCATCGACCTCCTTCCGGATCCGACAATGGCAATCGATAAGACGGGATCGGTTGTTGCCTGGAACCGGGCCATGGAGGTGCTGAGCGGTCTTCCGGCATCTGCGGTTATGGGAAAGGGAGGGGATGTCTACACCAGCTGGGTCCGGGGGACCTCCGGTTTCGGCCTGATCCTGTTCGTCCTCCACCAGGATAAAGACGCGATAACAAGAACGTACCCGCATGCCTATTTCGAGGGCAACACGGTCCGGACCGAGACCGAAATCACCCGCACTGACGGCAAGTCATTCTCACTCTGGGTAAGCGCGACACCGATCTTCGGTGAGGAGGGGGAAGTGACCGGGGTAATCGAGTCGGTGCGGGATGTCACCCACCAGAAGAAGATTGCGCGGGCCCTCAAGGAGTCGCGCCGGTACCTTGATGCAATCATCAACACCATGCCCGACCCCCTCTTCATCAAGGACCACGATCACCGCTTTGTCACGGTCAATGACAGTTTCTGCGAGTTCACCGGCCATTCCCGGGAGAATCTGGTGGGGAAGACCGACCATGATGTTTTCCCTGAGGCGGAGGCTGCGGTCTTCGTGGAGAAAGACCGTGGCGTGTTCCGGACCCGGCAGGAGGACGAGAACGAGGAGCTCCTCACCGATTCGCAGGGTAAGTCCCATACGATCGTGACCAAGAAAGCCCTGTACGTCAATGCCTCCCAGGAAGAGTTTATTGTCGGGGTTATCCGGGATATCACGCAGAGGAAAAAGACCGAGCAGGCCCTCCAGCTGACCTTAAAAAAGCTCAACACCCTCTCGTCCATCACCCGCCACGACATCCTCAACCAGCTCATGGGCCTGCGGGCGTTCATCGAGCTGACAAAAGGGCAGGTAACGGACCCGGAGAAGGCCGAATTCCTGAAAAAAGCAGACGATGCGGCCGAAGCGATCCAGAGGCAGATCGAGTTCACCCGTAATTACGAGAACCTCGGGGTAAAAGAGCCAACGTGGCAGGATGTGGGGGAGGTGTTCCGGTCGGCCGTTGCCAATCTGCCGTTGTCAGGGATAGCGGTTGATGTCCAGGTCCGCGGGATCTCTGTCTATGCCGATCCCCTCATCATCAAGGTCTTCTATACCCTTGCGGAGAACTCGCTGCGCCATGGGGGACAGGTGACGGCAATAGGGCTCTCGGCATGCGAGGGGCCTTCCGGCCTGACCATCACCTACCGCGATAATGGCGTCGGCATTTCCGATGCCGACAAAAAGAACCTCTTCCAGAAGGGATTTGGAAAACATACCGGCCTTGGCCTCTTCCTCTCCCGCGAGATCCTCTCGATCACCGGGATCACTATCAGCGAGACCGGGACGCAGGGTTCCGGTGTCCGGTTCGAGATCCACGTACCGAAAGGCGCGTACCGCTTCTCTTCCCCGTAA
- a CDS encoding transporter substrate-binding domain-containing protein: MLTGPRATIRPLPYSRTARVLKQALILSAVILLFSQLIIPSASARDVRIANTDLRPTLFTDEQGKPSGFFVDIIEDIATQEGWNVIWVPGTLSESWGRLSSGEIDLLPGVTSTPERLKTYDFNNESALSIWSQVYARPGSGINTILDLDGKQITSVRGAASGIGFRDYAGKFNVNVTLLEKDTPAEIFSATVKGEVDALVVYNTGAHEDAKTYGLVATPVMFNPTQFGFAVQKGKNQDLLPVIDRYLAKGKADPASTYNNAMQKWFGTKGTGEVIPARVLWGLAAVAVLAGLFVIMSVILRREIRKKTAELSQQNESLQAEVKNRTRAEEALVANNQELSAAYEQLTATEEELQENYQEINAAYAQLTAAEEELREKYEELNRSEQALMQARRKLTSLNALTFEDLRNAVFSLEGYLSLARQDPAGEKVGTYLGRSEGILHAVRHAMEAAKKYQELGINPPRWQNVKIVLLNALSHLDFSEISRVTELDELEIFADPLLEDVFFILMENVLHHGKGATEVRIGYREEAAKLTITIEDNGPGIPEAGKEKIFGRDYKAMKGGSGLFLAREILSITGISIRETGVPGNGTRFEIVVPESRYRKGGQS; the protein is encoded by the coding sequence GTGCTGACCGGCCCCCGTGCAACAATACGGCCCCTGCCCTATTCCAGGACGGCCCGCGTGCTGAAACAGGCGCTTATCCTATCGGCAGTGATCCTGCTTTTCAGCCAGCTTATCATACCGTCAGCCTCTGCACGCGACGTCAGGATAGCCAATACAGATCTCAGGCCCACCCTGTTTACCGATGAGCAGGGAAAGCCATCGGGTTTTTTCGTTGATATCATCGAGGACATTGCCACACAGGAAGGCTGGAATGTCATCTGGGTTCCCGGAACGCTCTCAGAGAGCTGGGGGCGCCTGTCTTCGGGCGAGATTGATCTTCTGCCGGGAGTGACCAGCACGCCGGAGCGCCTGAAAACGTATGATTTCAACAATGAATCAGCACTTTCCATATGGTCGCAGGTATATGCCCGTCCCGGGTCCGGAATCAATACGATCCTTGACCTTGACGGCAAACAAATCACTTCGGTCAGGGGAGCGGCAAGCGGGATCGGCTTCCGGGATTATGCAGGAAAGTTCAATGTGAATGTGACCCTGCTGGAAAAAGATACACCGGCTGAGATATTTTCTGCAACAGTAAAAGGAGAGGTGGATGCCCTCGTTGTCTACAACACGGGAGCTCACGAAGATGCAAAAACATACGGCCTTGTCGCAACTCCCGTGATGTTCAATCCCACCCAGTTCGGTTTTGCCGTTCAAAAAGGAAAAAACCAGGATCTCCTTCCCGTCATCGACCGCTACCTTGCCAAAGGAAAAGCCGATCCCGCTTCCACGTACAACAATGCGATGCAGAAGTGGTTTGGCACGAAAGGGACCGGCGAGGTTATCCCGGCCCGGGTCTTGTGGGGCCTCGCAGCAGTCGCCGTCCTTGCCGGTCTCTTTGTGATCATGAGCGTTATCCTCAGGAGGGAGATCCGCAAAAAGACTGCCGAACTCTCGCAGCAGAACGAGAGCCTGCAGGCCGAGGTGAAAAACCGCACGCGGGCGGAGGAGGCGCTGGTGGCTAATAACCAGGAACTCAGTGCTGCCTACGAGCAGCTGACGGCAACCGAGGAAGAGCTTCAGGAGAACTACCAGGAGATCAATGCCGCATACGCCCAGCTTACCGCTGCCGAAGAGGAGCTCAGGGAGAAATACGAGGAACTGAACAGGAGCGAGCAGGCACTGATGCAGGCACGCCGGAAACTGACTTCCTTAAACGCCCTCACCTTCGAGGATCTCCGGAACGCAGTATTCTCCCTGGAGGGATATCTCTCGCTTGCCCGGCAGGATCCCGCGGGGGAGAAGGTGGGAACCTACCTTGGCAGGAGCGAGGGGATCCTCCACGCGGTCCGGCATGCCATGGAAGCTGCAAAGAAATACCAGGAACTGGGAATCAACCCGCCCCGGTGGCAGAACGTGAAGATCGTCTTGCTCAATGCCCTCTCCCATCTGGACTTTTCCGAAATCTCCCGGGTCACGGAGCTTGACGAACTGGAGATCTTTGCCGATCCGCTCCTCGAGGATGTCTTCTTCATCCTGATGGAGAACGTCCTCCACCATGGAAAAGGGGCAACGGAGGTCCGGATCGGGTACCGCGAGGAGGCCGCAAAACTCACCATCACCATCGAGGACAACGGTCCCGGCATCCCGGAGGCAGGCAAGGAGAAGATTTTCGGCCGGGACTACAAGGCGATGAAAGGCGGCAGCGGCCTCTTCCTTGCCCGCGAGATCCTCTCGATTACAGGGATCTCCATCCGGGAGACCGGTGTGCCGGGCAATGGGACCCGATTCGAGATTGTTGTTCCGGAGAGCCGGTACCGGAAGGGCGGCCAGTCATGA
- a CDS encoding class I SAM-dependent methyltransferase codes for MKYPDIDKIYRTMPLEKIPWNLEALPGPITRLLEEDTVAPCRTIDLGCGAGNYTICLSAMGFDIIGVDSSKTAIALARNQAMQRGAMCRFIVADLLGDVHEVKGTFEFAFDWELLHHIYPEDRETYIKNVHRLLRPDATYFSACFAESDPQFGGTGKYRETGIGTTLYFSSEDEIRDLVAPYFTIRELATREVTGKYGPHSMICLLAKRK; via the coding sequence ATGAAGTATCCCGACATCGACAAAATCTACCGTACCATGCCGCTGGAGAAGATCCCGTGGAACCTCGAGGCGCTGCCCGGGCCGATCACGCGCCTTCTCGAAGAGGATACGGTTGCCCCCTGCAGGACCATTGATCTCGGGTGCGGAGCGGGTAACTACACGATCTGCCTTTCAGCGATGGGCTTCGATATCATCGGGGTTGACAGTTCGAAAACGGCAATCGCCCTTGCCCGGAACCAGGCCATGCAGCGGGGTGCCATGTGCCGGTTCATCGTTGCCGATCTCCTCGGGGATGTCCACGAAGTGAAAGGAACCTTTGAGTTCGCCTTTGACTGGGAACTCCTGCACCATATTTACCCTGAAGACCGCGAGACCTACATCAAGAATGTCCACCGGTTGCTGAGGCCAGATGCGACATATTTCTCGGCCTGTTTTGCTGAAAGTGATCCACAGTTTGGCGGTACCGGGAAATACCGCGAAACGGGGATCGGGACAACACTCTACTTCTCGTCCGAGGACGAGATCCGCGATCTCGTTGCACCGTATTTTACCATCCGCGAACTGGCGACCCGCGAAGTTACCGGAAAATACGGCCCGCACAGCATGATCTGCCTGCTCGCAAAACGAAAATAA